The Streptomyces sp. NBC_00344 genome includes a window with the following:
- a CDS encoding DUF6234 family protein has product MRPGGEPSTGEQVGVSVALLIIDLMVIAWLVFRYGMTGWADSYDQDNPPSAPKEALQGMWLLVGGVVVTGGGLLALRWRIPGVMQLVGLGRSSAARLLCLPVNSAHRIHPNPSHPRLPSRPPSTHTPWSGRGPGRQGGARPGTNALHTSGCHCLALPRSKAFGMEAPQRSHQPAGTRERRPTPARSLNAHAGGMPCACRLPR; this is encoded by the coding sequence ATGAGGCCCGGGGGTGAGCCGTCGACTGGCGAGCAGGTCGGGGTCAGCGTGGCGCTACTCATCATCGATCTGATGGTCATCGCCTGGTTGGTGTTCCGGTACGGGATGACTGGCTGGGCCGACAGCTACGACCAGGACAATCCGCCCAGCGCGCCCAAGGAAGCGTTACAAGGAATGTGGCTCCTGGTCGGCGGCGTAGTCGTCACAGGCGGTGGGCTCCTTGCTCTGCGATGGCGTATCCCTGGCGTCATGCAGCTGGTTGGCCTGGGTCGGAGCAGCGCTGCTCGCCTTCTCTGCCTACCCGTGAATAGCGCACATCGGATCCACCCCAACCCATCGCATCCCCGGCTCCCATCACGTCCGCCTTCGACCCACACACCCTGGAGCGGGCGTGGTCCAGGGCGCCAAGGTGGAGCGCGCCCCGGTACGAACGCCCTTCACACCTCGGGCTGCCACTGCTTGGCTCTGCCTCGGTCGAAGGCGTTCGGGATGGAAGCCCCACAACGCTCCCACCAACCCGCCGGCACCCGCGAACGGCGCCCGACTCCAGCCCGGAGCCTGAACGCCCACGCCGGAGGCATGCCTTGTGCCTGTCGTTTACCTCGGTGA